The following are encoded together in the Argopecten irradians isolate NY chromosome 5, Ai_NY, whole genome shotgun sequence genome:
- the LOC138322998 gene encoding zinc finger CCHC domain-containing protein 7-like isoform X1, giving the protein MFYESDQHYDDSEYGSDDDNDDDSDSSREEVEAALYAQIHFDHEEDDCVLYNGYSTSVQTVGPKSSLRQDTFTGTIENSVTQVDHGQNNTPPRSTLTESGTVSSPICLNSSSSISTGSTVSSDDDDRENYFKSDDSDFTDSDECMVLDETVDITGDIMVHVNKNQQAILQSEQTENDVWKISEMDEKPSNNHTLTRYYNPMTTIRVQCYNCKEMGHLSTVCPKPKKSEICHLCGMTGHFFRKCPQGICYNCSGPGHISNDCPKQRKRRGEFCTRCLMPGHNMNSCPDIWRQFHLTTCEGPVKQIEMKQNPKRYCCNCASRQHFGFECVKDRMEKYEHGNYPFISTYTYKVKSSKTHKDKKSKTQKDKSSKTHKDKSSKRGTKRAETSHVETQIENKAAGYYDGRSNWDNMPYKSVDKKANRKQKDEQHIVKGTKGKQKENQPKQKGTKGKQKVKEKVTKGKKQDCQPEQAGKKRKYKDEQHTEASQGKRRKTENTMITGQNSQVNANSKMKKKSEKHDSNKLDTVAVTNDRGTKRKHQDEKQTGTKEKQSKMENKINSEEDPGSKSKKKKNKKKKKLKNNGNTEAVPGVQIESISKPIQEKQQTESGSKPIQEKQQTESGSKPIQEKQQKKQKKSQKAQKKNITKNKQQDNQSQNKEPVNSYRGFKASVNTSSVYTGMKISIQNTKQNSKRDIVLNN; this is encoded by the exons ATGTTTTATGAATCGGACCAACATTATGATGACAGCGAGTATGGCAGTGATGATGACAATGACGATGATTCTGATAGCAGCAGGGAAGAAGTAGAAGCAGCTTTATATGCTCAGATCCACTTTGATCATGAAGAGGATGATTGCGTATTATATAATGGCTATTCTACTTCTGTCCAAACTGTGGGTCCAAAGTCCAGTCTGCGACAAGATACATTTACTGGTACCATAGAAAACTCTGTTACTCAAGTCGATCATGGACAGAATAACACACCACCAAGGTCAACATTGACAGAATCTGGGACAGTGTCATCACCAATATGTCTGAACTCGTCCTCTTCAATAAGTACTGGCAGTACTGTATCCTCTGATGATGACGACAGAGAGAATTATTTTAAGTCTGATGACTCAGATTTTACAGACAGTGATGAGTGTATGGTACTAGACGAAACCGTAGATATTACTGGAGATATAATGGTTCATGTAAATAAAAACCAACAGGCCATTCTACAGTCAGAACAGacag aaaatgatGTATGGAAAATTTCTGAAATGGATGAAAAGCCTTCTAACAATCATACATTGACACGTTACTACAATCCCATGACCACCATACGTGTACAGTGTTACAATTGTAAGGAGATGGGGCATTTATCAACGGTCTGTCCCAAACCAAAG AAATCTGAGATATGTCACCTGTGTGGAATGACAGGCCATTTTTTCCGTAAGTGCCCTCAGGGGATCTGTTATAACTGTTCAGGCCCTGGCCACATCTCTAATGACTGTCCCAAACAGCGCAAGAGACGAGGAGAGTTTTGTACCCGCTGCTTGATGCCTGGACACAACATGAAT TCTTGTCCTGATATTTGGAGACAGTTCCATTTGACA ACATGTGAAGGACCAGTGAAACAGatagaaatgaaacaaaatcccAAGAGATATTGTTGTAACTGTGCCTCCAGGCAGCACTTTGGCTTT GAATGTGTAAAAGACCGGATGGAGAAATATGAGCATGGAAATTATCCttttatatctacatatacatataaagttaAAAGTTCGAAGAcacataaagataaaaaatcTAAGACACAAAAAGATAAAAGTTCTAAGACACATAAAGATAAAAGTTCCAAGAGAGGTACTAAGAGAG CTGAGACTTCACACGTAGAAACACAAATAGAAAATAAAGCTGCTGGTTACTATGATGGTAGGAGTAATTGGGACAATATGCCATACAAGTCTGTTGACAAAAAGGCTAACAGGAAACAAAAGGATGAGCAACACATAGTGAAAGGGACGAAGgggaaacaaaaggaaaatcAACCCAAACAGAAAGGGACAAAAGGGAAACAAAAGGTCAAAGAGAAAGTGACAAAGGGGAAAAAACAGGATTGCCAACCCGAACAGGCAGGGAAAAAGAGAAAGTATAAGGATGAACAACACACAGAGGCAAGCCAAGGCAAACGAAGAAAAACAGAAAACACAATGATTACAG GCCAAAATTCCCAAGTAAATGCAAATTCCAAGATGAAAAAGAAATCTGAGAAACATGACAGTAATAAACTGGACACTGTAGCAGTCACAAATGACAGAGGGACAAAGAGGAAACACCAGGACGAAAAACAGACAGGGACAAAGGAGAAACAAagtaaaatggaaaataaaataaacagtg AGGAAGATCCAGGGTCAAAatcaaagaagaaaaagaataagaaaaagaagaaaCTGAAAAATAATGGTAATACAGAAGCTGTACCTGGAGTGCAGATAGAGAGCATCTCAAAACCAATACAAGAGAAGCAGCAGACAGAGAGCGGCTCAAAACCAATACAAGAGAAGCAGCAGACAGAGAGCGGCTCAAAACCAATACAAGAGAAGCAacagaaaaaacaaaagaaatcccAAAAAG CTCAGAAAAAGAATATTaccaaaaataaacaacaagataATCAATCTCAGAATAAGGAGCCGGTAAACAGTTATAGGGGGTTCAAGGCATCAGTTAACACCAGCAGTGTCTACACTGGTATGAAAATATCCATCCAAAACACGAAACAGAATAGCAAGAGGGATATTGTACTGAACAACTAG
- the LOC138322998 gene encoding zinc finger CCHC domain-containing protein 7-like isoform X3, with amino-acid sequence MFYESDQHYDDSEYGSDDDNDDDSDSSREEVEAALYAQIHFDHEEDDCVLYNGYSTSVQTVGPKSSLRQDTFTGTIENSVTQVDHGQNNTPPRSTLTESGTVSSPICLNSSSSISTGSTVSSDDDDRENYFKSDDSDFTDSDECMVLDETVDITGDIMVHVNKNQQAILQSEQTENDVWKISEMDEKPSNNHTLTRYYNPMTTIRVQCYNCKEMGHLSTVCPKPKKSEICHLCGMTGHFFRKCPQGICYNCSGPGHISNDCPKQRKRRGEFCTRCLMPGHNMNSCPDIWRQFHLTTCEGPVKQIEMKQNPKRYCCNCASRQHFGFECVKDRMEKYEHGNYPFISTYTYKVKSSKTHKDKKSKTQKDKSSKTHKDKSSKRGTKRAETSHVETQIENKAAGYYDGRSNWDNMPYKSVDKKANRKQKDEQHIVKGTKGKQKENQPKQKGTKGKQKVKEKVTKGKKQDCQPEQAGKKRKYKDEQHTEASQGKRRKTENTMITGQNSQVNANSKMKKKSEKHDSNKLDTVAVTNDRGTKRKHQDEKQTGTKEKQSKMENKINSEEDPGSKSKKKKNKKKKKLKNNAQKKNITKNKQQDNQSQNKEPVNSYRGFKASVNTSSVYTGMKISIQNTKQNSKRDIVLNN; translated from the exons ATGTTTTATGAATCGGACCAACATTATGATGACAGCGAGTATGGCAGTGATGATGACAATGACGATGATTCTGATAGCAGCAGGGAAGAAGTAGAAGCAGCTTTATATGCTCAGATCCACTTTGATCATGAAGAGGATGATTGCGTATTATATAATGGCTATTCTACTTCTGTCCAAACTGTGGGTCCAAAGTCCAGTCTGCGACAAGATACATTTACTGGTACCATAGAAAACTCTGTTACTCAAGTCGATCATGGACAGAATAACACACCACCAAGGTCAACATTGACAGAATCTGGGACAGTGTCATCACCAATATGTCTGAACTCGTCCTCTTCAATAAGTACTGGCAGTACTGTATCCTCTGATGATGACGACAGAGAGAATTATTTTAAGTCTGATGACTCAGATTTTACAGACAGTGATGAGTGTATGGTACTAGACGAAACCGTAGATATTACTGGAGATATAATGGTTCATGTAAATAAAAACCAACAGGCCATTCTACAGTCAGAACAGacag aaaatgatGTATGGAAAATTTCTGAAATGGATGAAAAGCCTTCTAACAATCATACATTGACACGTTACTACAATCCCATGACCACCATACGTGTACAGTGTTACAATTGTAAGGAGATGGGGCATTTATCAACGGTCTGTCCCAAACCAAAG AAATCTGAGATATGTCACCTGTGTGGAATGACAGGCCATTTTTTCCGTAAGTGCCCTCAGGGGATCTGTTATAACTGTTCAGGCCCTGGCCACATCTCTAATGACTGTCCCAAACAGCGCAAGAGACGAGGAGAGTTTTGTACCCGCTGCTTGATGCCTGGACACAACATGAAT TCTTGTCCTGATATTTGGAGACAGTTCCATTTGACA ACATGTGAAGGACCAGTGAAACAGatagaaatgaaacaaaatcccAAGAGATATTGTTGTAACTGTGCCTCCAGGCAGCACTTTGGCTTT GAATGTGTAAAAGACCGGATGGAGAAATATGAGCATGGAAATTATCCttttatatctacatatacatataaagttaAAAGTTCGAAGAcacataaagataaaaaatcTAAGACACAAAAAGATAAAAGTTCTAAGACACATAAAGATAAAAGTTCCAAGAGAGGTACTAAGAGAG CTGAGACTTCACACGTAGAAACACAAATAGAAAATAAAGCTGCTGGTTACTATGATGGTAGGAGTAATTGGGACAATATGCCATACAAGTCTGTTGACAAAAAGGCTAACAGGAAACAAAAGGATGAGCAACACATAGTGAAAGGGACGAAGgggaaacaaaaggaaaatcAACCCAAACAGAAAGGGACAAAAGGGAAACAAAAGGTCAAAGAGAAAGTGACAAAGGGGAAAAAACAGGATTGCCAACCCGAACAGGCAGGGAAAAAGAGAAAGTATAAGGATGAACAACACACAGAGGCAAGCCAAGGCAAACGAAGAAAAACAGAAAACACAATGATTACAG GCCAAAATTCCCAAGTAAATGCAAATTCCAAGATGAAAAAGAAATCTGAGAAACATGACAGTAATAAACTGGACACTGTAGCAGTCACAAATGACAGAGGGACAAAGAGGAAACACCAGGACGAAAAACAGACAGGGACAAAGGAGAAACAAagtaaaatggaaaataaaataaacagtg AGGAAGATCCAGGGTCAAAatcaaagaagaaaaagaataagaaaaagaagaaaCTGAAAAATAATG CTCAGAAAAAGAATATTaccaaaaataaacaacaagataATCAATCTCAGAATAAGGAGCCGGTAAACAGTTATAGGGGGTTCAAGGCATCAGTTAACACCAGCAGTGTCTACACTGGTATGAAAATATCCATCCAAAACACGAAACAGAATAGCAAGAGGGATATTGTACTGAACAACTAG
- the LOC138322997 gene encoding inactive rhomboid protein 2-like: MPGTYHRQNTYDPNMGMKYDRQISRMTTASAPARGAAGEEDEEPPSTMTKVGRKIKTSIADFFGVGEEDATKSARWNNRRMRYYRGKFREDKMPGKEQADSDDVLADMPMPHVYDPLRNPARHSEYSSRRTTPLSSTSTYARSKGPPKRPRKESVVKMTISGARKKLRGKPSVQRQRSFAPASLAGEYPDDLSASMIYHSYDDAFSLVDDVFYDEPAFSPEMRMEKIGEDAEMEIHSKGWRPAHRYGTAKSHHLDENMPHFGMKRIDNVVRDDLEDHDKRQIGMGFVGRLFNRSYRSDRLSSYVKSQIDDFDDHRPYFTYWVTIVQILCFIVSVAVYGIAPIGTGETAETEYVMMPNLAIENIRYVENDNLWIGPRQADLIHLGAKYSPCMRRDENIWEGIRKDRAEENTSGCCVRDDGSGCTQTVKDLCEPTLNTFMKWNSSNPGKGGFMAGAVCGQDPNYCTKPASVEPFVWDKNSITNWPYCEETSRPSSNTTVVSEGRHMTCEISGRPCCHGIQGECMMTTREHCNFVKGYYHEDKYLCAQVSCLTQICGMIPFSDDSAPDQFYRLWTSMFLHGGVFHLVITIGFQFLIMRDIEKLTGCIRMAIIYVGSGIAGNLASSIFLPYHVEVGPAGAQFGILACLLVEVLQNVQMLKRPLIAILKIGGFILFLFLLGLLPWIDNWAHISGFLFGFLLAFALIPYVSFGVWDRTRKIIGIVLSLGGAIALFITLIVLFYVLPLYNCPGCQYFNCIPFTTNFCKNMEVGIDRDSTYSSNL; the protein is encoded by the exons ATGCCTGGCACATATCACCGCCAGAATACCTATGACCCTAACATGGGCATGAAATATGACCGTCAGATATCCAGGATGACAACAGCAAGTGCTCCAGCACGCGGGGCTGCTGGTGAGGAAGATGAGGAGCCACCAAGCACTATGACTAAAGTTGGAAG GAAGATCAAGACTAGCATTGCAGATTTCTTTGGTGTTGGAGAAGAAGATGCTACCAAATCAGCTCGATGGAACAACAGAAGAATGCGGTATTATCGCGGCAAATTCCGTGAGGACAAGATGCCAGGAAAGGAACAGGCAGATAGTGACGATGTTCTCGCGGACATGCCCATGCCACACGTCTATGATCCACTCCGTAATCCAGCTCGTCATAGCGAGTATTCATCCCGAAGGACAACACCTCTCTCCAGCACCAGTACATATGCCAGATCAAAGGGTCCCCCCAAAAGACCAAGAAAGGAATCTGTTGTTAAGATGACTATTTCT GGTGCTAGGAAGAAGCTGAGAGGAAAACCAAGTGTCCAGCGTCAGAGAAGCTTTGCCCCTGCCAGTCTAGCAGGCGAGTACCCAGATGACCTTTCAGCCAGCATGATTTACCAT TCCTATGACGATGCCTTCAGTCTGGTAGATGATGTTTTCTATGATGAGCCAGCCTTTAGTCCCGAGATGAGGATGGAGAAGATTGGAGAGGATGCCGAGATGGAAAT ACACAGCAAGGGATGGCGACCAGCACATCGCTATGGAACAGCTAAAAGTCACCATCTAGATGAGAATATGCCACATTTCGGCATGAAAAGAATCGACAACGTTGTACGCGACGACCTTGAAGACCATGACAAGCGACAGATAGGAATGGGTTTTGTTGGTCGACTGTTTAACCGAAGTTACCGTAGCGACCGACTGAGCTCCTATGTAAAGTCACAGATTGATGACTTTGATGATCACAG GCCCTACTTTACCTACTGGGTGACCATAGTCCAGATCCTGTGTTTCATCGTGTCTGTGGCAGTGTATGGCATTGCACCGATAGGAACAGGAGAAACAGCAGAAACTGAATAC GTGATGATGCCGAACTTGGCTATTGAGAACATACGCTATGTAGAGAATGACAATTTGTGGATAGGACCTCGCCAG GCTGATTTGATCCATCTTGGAGCAAAGTATTCACCTTGTATGAGACGCGATGAAAACATATGGGAAGGGATTAGAAAGGACCGAGCGGAAGAAAACACGTCTGGTTGTTGTGTGAGAGACGATGGGTCTGGGTGTACACAGACTGTCAAAGACTTATGTGAG CCAACATTGAACACGTTTATGAAATGGAACTCATCAAATCCTGGGAAAGGAGGCTTTATGGCAGGTGCAGTATGTGGCCAGGATCCCAA CTACTGTACAAAACCTGCTTCAGTTGAACCATTTGTTTGGGACAAGAATTCCATCACAAATTGGCCA TACTGTGAGGAGACCAGCAGACCATCTAGCAACACAACAGTGGTGAGTGAGGGACGCCACATGACCTGTGAAATCAGTGGTCGACCCTGTTGCCATGGGATACAGGGAGAATGTATGATGACTACACGAGAACATTGTAACTTTGTAAAAGGATATTACCATGAGGATAAATACCTGTGTGCGCAG GTGAGCTGTCTGACACAGATCTGTGGAATGATTCCTTTCTCTGATGACTCAGCACCAGATCAATTCTACAGACTATGGACGTCCATGTTTTTACACGGCGG AGTATTCCATCTAGTGATCACCATTGGGTTCCAGTTCCTGATCATGAGAGACATAGAGAAATTGACAGGCTGTATAAGGATGGCCATTATATATGTGGGGAGTGGGATCGCTGGTAACCTTGCCAGCTCCATTTTCCTGCCTTATCATGTAGAG GTTGGTCCAGCTGGAGCCCAGTTTGGTATCCTGGCCTGTCTTCTGGTGGAAGTTCTACAGAATGTACAGATGCTGAAACGACCTTTAATAGCCATCCTAAAGATTGGTGGTTTTATTCTATTCCTCTTCCTGCTGGGACTGTTACCATGGATCGACAACTGGGCACACATCAGCGGCTTCCTGTTTGGTTTCCTGTTAGCGTTCGCACTCATACCATATGTGTCATTCGGAGTGTGGGACAGAACGAGGAAAATTATCGGGATTGTGTTGTCACTAGGGGGCGCCATCGCCTTGTTTATAACTCTAATAGTGCTGTTTTACGTACTTCCCCTTTACAACTGCCCAGGCTGTCAATACTTCAACTGTATTCCATTTACTACAAATTTCTGTAAAAACATGGAGGTGGGCATTGACCGGGATTCTACCTACAGTTCTAATCTCTAG
- the LOC138322998 gene encoding zinc finger CCHC domain-containing protein 7-like isoform X2 produces the protein MFYESDQHYDDSEYGSDDDNDDDSDSSREEVEAALYAQIHFDHEEDDCVLYNGYSTSVQTVGPKSSLRQDTFTGTIENSVTQVDHGQNNTPPRSTLTESGTVSSPICLNSSSSISTGSTVSSDDDDRENYFKSDDSDFTDSDECMVLDETVDITGDIMVHVNKNQQAILQSEQTENDVWKISEMDEKPSNNHTLTRYYNPMTTIRVQCYNCKEMGHLSTVCPKPKKSEICHLCGMTGHFFRKCPQGICYNCSGPGHISNDCPKQRKRRGEFCTRCLMPGHNMNSCPDIWRQFHLTTCEGPVKQIEMKQNPKRYCCNCASRQHFGFECVKDRMEKYEHGNYPFISTYTYKVKSSKTHKDKKSKTQKDKSSKTHKDKSSKRGTKRAETSHVETQIENKAAGYYDGRSNWDNMPYKSVDKKANRKQKDEQHIVKGTKGKQKENQPKQKGTKGKQKVKEKVTKGKKQDCQPEQAGKKRKYKDEQHTEASQGKRRKTENTMITGQNSQVNANSKMKKKSEKHDSNKLDTVAVTNDRGTKRKHQDEKQTGTKEKQSKMENKINSEEDPGSKSKKKKNKKKKKLKNNGNTEAVPGVQIESISKPIQEKQQTESGSKPIQEKQQKKQKKSQKAQKKNITKNKQQDNQSQNKEPVNSYRGFKASVNTSSVYTGMKISIQNTKQNSKRDIVLNN, from the exons ATGTTTTATGAATCGGACCAACATTATGATGACAGCGAGTATGGCAGTGATGATGACAATGACGATGATTCTGATAGCAGCAGGGAAGAAGTAGAAGCAGCTTTATATGCTCAGATCCACTTTGATCATGAAGAGGATGATTGCGTATTATATAATGGCTATTCTACTTCTGTCCAAACTGTGGGTCCAAAGTCCAGTCTGCGACAAGATACATTTACTGGTACCATAGAAAACTCTGTTACTCAAGTCGATCATGGACAGAATAACACACCACCAAGGTCAACATTGACAGAATCTGGGACAGTGTCATCACCAATATGTCTGAACTCGTCCTCTTCAATAAGTACTGGCAGTACTGTATCCTCTGATGATGACGACAGAGAGAATTATTTTAAGTCTGATGACTCAGATTTTACAGACAGTGATGAGTGTATGGTACTAGACGAAACCGTAGATATTACTGGAGATATAATGGTTCATGTAAATAAAAACCAACAGGCCATTCTACAGTCAGAACAGacag aaaatgatGTATGGAAAATTTCTGAAATGGATGAAAAGCCTTCTAACAATCATACATTGACACGTTACTACAATCCCATGACCACCATACGTGTACAGTGTTACAATTGTAAGGAGATGGGGCATTTATCAACGGTCTGTCCCAAACCAAAG AAATCTGAGATATGTCACCTGTGTGGAATGACAGGCCATTTTTTCCGTAAGTGCCCTCAGGGGATCTGTTATAACTGTTCAGGCCCTGGCCACATCTCTAATGACTGTCCCAAACAGCGCAAGAGACGAGGAGAGTTTTGTACCCGCTGCTTGATGCCTGGACACAACATGAAT TCTTGTCCTGATATTTGGAGACAGTTCCATTTGACA ACATGTGAAGGACCAGTGAAACAGatagaaatgaaacaaaatcccAAGAGATATTGTTGTAACTGTGCCTCCAGGCAGCACTTTGGCTTT GAATGTGTAAAAGACCGGATGGAGAAATATGAGCATGGAAATTATCCttttatatctacatatacatataaagttaAAAGTTCGAAGAcacataaagataaaaaatcTAAGACACAAAAAGATAAAAGTTCTAAGACACATAAAGATAAAAGTTCCAAGAGAGGTACTAAGAGAG CTGAGACTTCACACGTAGAAACACAAATAGAAAATAAAGCTGCTGGTTACTATGATGGTAGGAGTAATTGGGACAATATGCCATACAAGTCTGTTGACAAAAAGGCTAACAGGAAACAAAAGGATGAGCAACACATAGTGAAAGGGACGAAGgggaaacaaaaggaaaatcAACCCAAACAGAAAGGGACAAAAGGGAAACAAAAGGTCAAAGAGAAAGTGACAAAGGGGAAAAAACAGGATTGCCAACCCGAACAGGCAGGGAAAAAGAGAAAGTATAAGGATGAACAACACACAGAGGCAAGCCAAGGCAAACGAAGAAAAACAGAAAACACAATGATTACAG GCCAAAATTCCCAAGTAAATGCAAATTCCAAGATGAAAAAGAAATCTGAGAAACATGACAGTAATAAACTGGACACTGTAGCAGTCACAAATGACAGAGGGACAAAGAGGAAACACCAGGACGAAAAACAGACAGGGACAAAGGAGAAACAAagtaaaatggaaaataaaataaacagtg AGGAAGATCCAGGGTCAAAatcaaagaagaaaaagaataagaaaaagaagaaaCTGAAAAATAATGGTAATACAGAAGCTGTACCTGGAGTGCAGATAGAGAGCAT CTCAAAACCAATACAAGAGAAGCAGCAGACAGAGAGCGGCTCAAAACCAATACAAGAGAAGCAacagaaaaaacaaaagaaatcccAAAAAG CTCAGAAAAAGAATATTaccaaaaataaacaacaagataATCAATCTCAGAATAAGGAGCCGGTAAACAGTTATAGGGGGTTCAAGGCATCAGTTAACACCAGCAGTGTCTACACTGGTATGAAAATATCCATCCAAAACACGAAACAGAATAGCAAGAGGGATATTGTACTGAACAACTAG